Genomic segment of Candoia aspera isolate rCanAsp1 chromosome 2, rCanAsp1.hap2, whole genome shotgun sequence:
CAGGCAAGAAAATTTCTGGGGTCCCATGGTGATTCTCAAGTAAAACAGTTGCATTATATTACTAAAATAAAGGGGATGAGAAAGGCCTATcgagaaagcttttttttccctcctttgcattttattttattttattttattttttttgcgtTTTATCTTTTCTGAGACTTAAGGTGTAGACTAATTTAAGTTTATTGATTCTTCTGCAGGATGAACAGGTTGACTGGGAGAAACCCATTCTGTCCCAAGCTGAGATTGAGCAAAAGATAAAAGAATATAACAGCCAGATCAACAGTAACCTCTTCATGAGCTTGGTAAGTTTCGGAACAATTATAACTCAAGGCCCCAAATATATCTCTGCACCTGAGCATCAGAGGCCTGTGTCTTCCCTCATTCCCTAACTCggtcatttaaaatattaaaatagcaatCATTCCACAGATACAATTCCTAGCTGTTtcagcaaacaaaaagaaaactccATCCAAATCCTTCCTTTTCCAATGCTGCACCAATGGCTCTTTTAGAGGTAATTTTTGTTGGCTTCTCTGCCCAACTTGCTGTTCTTCTACTCCTGCAGAATAAAGATGGTTCCTATACGGGCTTCATTAAGGTACAATTAAAGCTGATCCGGCCTGTGTCAGTACCTGCCAATAAGAAGGCACCCTCAATCCAGGACACTAGGAAGAGTTCTGTGCGCAGCCAGGCTGTAAAGCGCCGAACTTCATTCTACTTACCCAAGGATACAATCAAGCACCTGCATATAATTTCTCGTACACGGGCTAGTGAAGTCATTGAAGCCCTGCTCAAGAAATTCATGGTTGTTGACAATCCCCGCAAGTTTGCCCTCTTTGAGAGAACAGAAAAAGATGACCAAGGTATTTGATCTTTCCTTTTGAATTCCTTGAAAAACCAGCATGTATCTTATTGCACCTTTGATACATCTTAGGAACCATTTCAGAATACTATTTGCCTGGCCTATATACacatgcagggggtggggggatgcaTAAGAAGCCAAGGGCCCAGGGAACCAAAAGTAATCCTTCTCTGTTACAGCCCCCACTTTCTGGAACGCTTCCCCCCACCAAGGTAAAGGTAGTAGCCTCCTTATTGGACTTCCCCAAGGCCGTTAAGGCTATTTTCTTTGAGCAGGCAGCCAGGTTGAGAGTGCTGGGATGTTTTGACGATAGGATGGCAAGGTTGTCTTCAAGATAAAATGAGCAAAGAATTGTCCTAGTTTCATTTGTGAAACATCTGCTATGCAGAAGAGAAACACAGTGTTTCTTTAAGAGTGTTCTTATTATTGCTAATTGTATGTCAGGACTGAAAGTCAGCTGGGAGGAAAAATAGTGAAATCTTTAATCTTCTGCTTCTGCAGAATTCTCTACTAGAAAATGCATAACTAGGGAACTGGTGTATTAAAAGCATCCTCCCAGAAGAGAATGGATTGATTTGTCTATTTTAGTTAAATCTGTGCTACCTGGTAGATTGAATAATTCATATAATTCAATTTCTTATTTTTGTGTGTCAGTATATATCCGTAAGCTTTCTGATGAGGAGCAACCCCTGCGTCTCCGACTGCTTGCTGGTCCTAGCGAAAAGACACTCAGCTTTGTTCTGAAGGAAAATGAGACTGGTGAAGTCAATGTGAGTTTGGATACTGATGTGCCTGTTGAGCTCGTGTGACTAAGTAATGAGTTACCTGGCAGTAGGATGAACCCGATAGCTATTTCCTCTCTAGCAACTTTTGCCTTGACCTCAACAGATAGAGAATGGCACTGGGCCTTGATCTCCTAGTTCCAGTTGCATGGTTTTTTAACAagtaccatttttatttatttatttattcattcaatttctatagccgcccatctcaaccagtgactctgggtggctcacaacaataaaaaccataaaacaataaaacaattacaattaaaacaattacaataaaaaataaatatacgtggctgccaagtaaacaatgtaagatgtcaatacaaccaagaaacgggaccattaccacactcggggggcccaggcccgggcacataaccaggtcttcacggccttacgaaaggccaacagggttggggacatcctgatctcagaggggagaatattccagagggcaggcgctacggctgaaaagccacgccttctagtccccgtcaactgacattctttggccgacgggatccgtagcatgcccaatctaccagatcgaattggacgggtagaaacaactgggagaaggcggtcccttaggtaacccggtcccaagccatgaagggctttaaaggtgaaaaccagcaACAAAagtgcacccagaagcacaccagcaaccagtgcagctcccgtagcagcagtgttacgtgtgtcgaatacccgactccacttactacccgtgcagctgcattctgtaccagctgaagcttccgaatgctcttcaagggcagccccatgtagagccattgcagtaatccagacgggaggtcacaagggcatgagtgatggtgagtagagcctcctggtccaggaatgggcactaTATACATGTGCAATGTATATAGTGTTGCAGTGTAATGTTTTCTGCAAGTTGTCCACTTTTGAAAGTATAGCAGGCAAAAAATAATCGTGAATACAGAATGAATAAGCTGGATTGTATAACAGTTGCAATAACCTACTTTAGGTAACTACTGCTAGGAATCATGTATGTATGAACATTGTAATACTGTTACcagttactttatttattttattaagattaaagGAATTTTGTGCCACAGAGCTCATATATCTTAATGTTTACAAGTATGCTAATGAAAACTTTCAAGAAAATCTTTACGTTGGCTTGAATACAACATTTACATAATGCTGCTTGCTTTTGGAAAAATTTGAACTCAAAGATAAATTGATTAATCTGAGTTATTTTTTAGTAGTGATATGAGAAAAGGCCACATTTTGAATTTGAGATGCCATGTTCTGGACTCAAAAAAACTGCTCTGCCTTTCCCAGAAATCTTCATAGCTTGAAATGGGTTGGGACACTTCCAGTAAGGTTAAGACAGCTATTTTGAGCCTGGAGTTAGGCGTGTCAGATTTGAAAATGTTTGTATATGACTAATTTTAGGAACCAGAAAAATGTCTGTTTCAAAATGTTCTACAAAACCCCACATTACTACTGTACTTTATAATTAGGAACTAAATTGGCTGGGTACAATTTACTACTTTAGTAGCTGTGCTTTTGTTGCTGTTTCTGACCGTTAATATTCATTTATTAGACCTATTTCAGTAGGTTAAGTTCTGAACACGCAATGAAGTAATTTTAGAGCCTAACcaggtttttttaaagatctgtatTAAGTATTTGATGACAAGTTGTAAATGGCCCAGGGAATCCAGCCAGGGTCAATAGTAGAATCATATGGTGGTATTCATTGTCTAATAGGTATTTCGATTCTGTTTCCTTTGAGTCAGGCTGATTTCCTGCTGAATTCAGGGGTGCAGGCAtacagttttcatggcaacagcGTGGAAGtgatttgcttttgctttcttccaggaagcCTGTTACAGGCAGCCCTGATATTCCCTGAAGGAATCTTATCCACATACTATCCAGGCCCAATCCTATTTAGTTTCCAAGTCCAGACAAAGTTGTtgaagtgctgccacctgctgagatgtTCATAAGCATTTACATTTACTAAGTATTTCTTCTTTCTGCACTAGGAAAGAAGGGCAAACTAGACATTTAAAGCCATAGCTCAAAGCTGCTTTTTTTAAGCTATAGAATAAGGAGATCCACATCTGGACACACACAAGGAACAGGGAAGGCTTTTAACATTTTGCCCTCTGCTTTGATTCATATCATCTCCTTGTACTATTTTTATGTGTTTCTTTTAAACATGGGCCACTAAAATAAATGGATTTCCTTTGTGTTATATATAAAGTTACAGTCCCCTGCTTTTCCTATGCCAGGGTCTTTTGTTTGGATTAAGCCTAGTGCTTTATTTTAGATTCTAGAATAAATAATGGCAAAAAGTGATCAAACAGATCTCTATTGTTTGGTCATAAGCTCATCACTATGATACAAACACATTGTCACAATTGTTTCCATTTCTTCACCCTTTGCAGTGGGATGCCTTTAGCATGCCTGAATTGCAGAACTTTCTGCGTATCCTGCAGCGTGAAGAAGAGGAACATACTCGGCAGATCCTGCAGAAATATGCCCATTGTCGCCAAAAAATGCAAGAGGCTCTGGCTGCTCGCACCCCAGGTTGATAAAATGCTGTATCCCACACCCAGCACTCCAGCAACAAGCAGTTGCCAAAAGCAGTGAAGCGAAGTGGACTGCAATGGAAGTGATCCTTCGACTGTCTGTGGGATGAATGTATCTCTGGAGGTGGTGGGGAAGGGACGGTGGGGAAGGGACAGCAGGGATGTATGGATCTCTTTGTGAGCCTTTGATCAATGCATGTGTGTGCTCCCATGGAGTGAGTGGATAATAAATGTTGCATGCATAGCACATTGGGATCAGGTAAGAAAATGAAAAGGTGTTTGCAGGGTGTGTCTGAAGATGAGAATTTTAGGAGCTCTACTATAGCACTATCACTGAAATGCCAAAAAGCTAGTGCCACTTTTATAGTACAAGACTTGCCGAGTTATGTTTCTCTGGGATTGGAACTAGAGAGGATTTGAggttaacataaataaaaacaactagTGGGGCTTTGAATTCAGAAGTATTCCAGGAAGAGGCATCCATGGCACTttccttcaaaataatttttttgtatttttctataaGGTTGCTAACTGTGAGATTCTTTTTGAGGGATTGGTGTAATCCACTCAACCCTGTCTTACCCAGTCTTTGGTATGAACTTCATGGTCAAAATGATTAAGTCAAATCTGCTGCCTCTCAGCTAAAGCCATTGCTAAGACTGGGATCATGCAGAGAAATGGAGTATGAAGTTTGTCTTCTCTCAGGTAGAACTACAGAAAAGCAGTTGACAGAAACATTGGTAATGGGttgtaaaaacaaaatgtaaaaaactCCTGCCAAGATACCTCCTTTATTTTGCTCCCCTTACGAAAAGCATTGAAGCTAGTTGCCTAACAAAGCACAGAACACAGGCTTCTCTTCTGCTGTAGATAATCATAGCTCTGAGTCCTCATCTTTATATGAGCAGATGCATGACTGAGATCTTGATGTATGGCTGTGGAATATCTTTGTTTTGGGCAGATCCTAGCAGGAAATTCTTTGGGTATTAGCTGAAAACTTGTGTGCTATGGAAATCATGGGTACTGCTAAAATAAGTCTCTTTGGGATTTAATAGTCAAGTATATTTGCCAGAgcactgaaaaatatatttaaaaaaaaaactaggccTCTGTCACTTCTGGAGAGTCCTATTTATAATTGTTTCCTATGTtgaaaactgaatggattaaCTAGGATTGTTCATTAATTGTTTTgaaaacagaatggataaaacaTTTGGGGGGATTGGTTAGGTTATGAATGATACTGCTTGTACACCAATCAATAAATGATTCAGGGATGAGAAATATTTGGTGTATAGCCTGTTTTAAAGTTAGTTTCTTGCTTGAAGAACTATGCCCAGAAATGGCATCTGCATGTTGTGTCACATCTGTTACTTCCTACAAACCCTATTCATAGTGTGCATTTTAATCCTGACCCCCTGCCATCCTTGATCCCGTAATTGTTTGATTGAAATTTGATTATATTTGATTAAAAGTTGGCTGGATTCAAGTAGTATGTTCAGCCAAACATTTTAGTAGGTGCAGCAAGCAAACCTGAATTTGTCAATAACTTACTGTATAGTATAAACCAAGGTTTGTTTCTCTTGGAATAAGCCATTTAGAAAACTTGGTTTGGATACTGGCTGAAGTATTATTGCTGGAACCTTTTGTGGACTACTGAGAGACAACATGAATCCTGTCTTTTACCTCTTTCCAGCTAGGATAAAACTTGGCAGCTACTCTATCATAGTTATGCTGTCCTGCCTTACTGCATTGATATACCAGCTCCCTCTTACACAGTGGATCTTAAAATGttggtcttttcttttttatataaattttattaaaagatttacaaaaaacaaaattaacacaaactaataaagagtaaaagaaacaaagaagaaagaagcaaaaaggcagaaaggcagaataaaaagaaatagaagcttctgatttcctttgtagCAACTATAAGTACAATTACCAAGTTAactcttacaaaaaaaaaaagctcaccttttttattatccattttgttttctaatcaccaaaaccacaagtcataagtgcggttttttccatttcttgcaaaaagtctataatggGTTTCCAGTCTGCCATAAATATAGATACTATCTTCTCTAATCAGGGAAATTAGTTTAGCCTTCtctgcaagctccatcatcttcaccaaccattcctccattgtgggtagcattgaacttttccatttttgagcatataatagtcttgctgcagttattgtacaggtagtctttgcttaatgaccagaattgggaccagaattttgatcacTATgagatgcagtcattaagcaaggcatcatgtaaCCAGACCCAATTCTACTACCATTTTTACcttagtcgttaagtgaattaccaGGGTCGTGAAGTggatcatgtggttgttaagtgaattgcagccattgttaagcaaatcaatggttccctattgatttggtttgtcagaagccaactggaAGGTCGCAAATCGCGATCACGTAACCTCAGGACGCTGCGaccggtcgtaaatgtgagctggttgccaagcacccaaatcaggATCATGTGACTCTGGGGGTGGTGCAACGGTCATAACTTTGAGAACGGGTTGTAAGTAACTTTTTAGTCCCATATCTCCGGACCATCatttaaatgaatggtcattaagcaaggactaccaatATATAGAAACGAAGTTCCgtgacttttttctagttgcctgtccatcagtcccaaaagaaaagtctctggctATAGTTgtactttaatctttaaaatcttctgaattaatgtatgtatttgtatccttttttggggggggcttttttacatgtccaccaaacatgataaaatgttcattcaggttgttcacatttccaacaaagatCTGAAGCACCttcatacattctagacaattacTCTGGTGACAAATATATCATTacataaaaaatctctttaaaattagaacataatgtaaatttcaatcctttcagccacatattttcccattgttccatttgtatattataaccaaagtttttagcccattttatcatacgttctttcacttcttctgtctcatatttcaacaaaagtttatacattttagcaataacatgttcttcattagtacataattctgtttcaaatttggTCTTAtattgttcaaaaccataaattattttatccactttaaatctAATTATTGTACATAAGAAAATCATTGACAAGGATGTCAAAATGTTGGTCTTTTTTCTGAACCTTGTAACTTTCAGGTGTTGTTTAATGGATTAAAACTTGATGTAGACCAGAACTGATGCAACATAGGTCACTTCTACATAGCCACCAGTAGTTCTTTCCATTGAAAACCCTTACTGCCATATTTACTATGGAAAAGGAGCTGAGATGCTTATCTTGTGGAGTTAATCAGCTCAGCTTTCCAAGATGTCTGGAACCCCCATGGCATCATGGGTACAGGAAGAGCAGTTGGGATCTGAGACCAGCATCTGTCTTCCATGTGAAAGAATCAGTCTGTAAGTTGATCATTATTCATTAGGTGCCACACTTTAGCAAAGAATAAAACCAAACTTACTTGTATGCCCACCATCATTTTATGTAAACTAATCCTGCTTAGACCAAATAAACATGGCCTGAAGttcttaatttatttcaatgCAGTTTGGACTTTTTAGTTCAGCTCCAGTGTACAAAATTCCTTTTTATTCCATGTATTCTTCTTGAAAGTTTGGACAAACGGGGTTTCTTTGGCCTGTGctacatgcaaatgtgagtagattaattggtaccgcttcggcgggaaggtaacggcgttccgtgagtcatgctggccacatgacccggaagtggtCTATGACAaggccggctccaaggctttgaaacggagatgagcaccgccccctagagtcggacacgactggactttacgtcaagggaaacctttacctttacctttactacataaTACTAGACAACCCCATGActcattgggtcatcatttcagagatatttccttaccagattcctcaatggcAGAGCTAATGTAACTGCCTTCATTGGAAAAATtcataaaaattcagggagatattccaagatgtatctgccttgaaagtagccaatgttgaactgtataacacagtcaaacatcaggattTGACcagaggaaatgttttatgacattttgtattatgtcataaaatgttttataaaatttggtaAATTTccattccatgggagtcatggatcTTGGATTTTGGGTGCagtctgtaagttagcccatttgaggtaactttgttcaaaaattgttgctctacaatgcactgtttcacccagttaaattTTACAAAGGATCAAACAGGCATGAGACTTTTAGTAGTATATGGATAGATGCAGTGTTTCCTGGTTAGATATTGGTGAGATTACATGCACCACGTTACCAAGTAAATTATCAATAATTACTAAAATTACCCTCTAGGTAGCACTGCTTAGATGGTGTAACAATTAGTAGACTGGGGCAACCCAGGTTTAAATCAATTGTAATATTCATGATTCAATTATGGATCAAACTCATCTCAACCTATCTCACTAGGATACAAGGGCAACAAAATAAGGGGTGCCCATGCCGTCTGGAGCTCCTTAGAAAAGAGGAAGtgtgtacattaaaaataatCGGGCACATATATTACGGATTCCTGATAAACCATCTCTCCTATTCCTATTAGCTTGGCTCAAATGGCTGCCATGACCAACATGGGATGTCTCATCTTACCCAAAGTGCATGAAATAAGATACCATTCAAGCTAACATAAATTAAAAGCATACGAGAGGCCACGTGATACCATGGATGACTTTCAAAAGTGTTTTGAACTATACATTGCTTGTTTTTTAATAGGTTGGGACAGCATTAGAAAATACAGTCCTCTGACAAGGCTGTCTATAGCAATAATATACGGTATCCGCTAAGGAACAAATACTGTACAGCATTCTGATCACCACTATCACAAATCCTCACAGTCAGCATCCGGCCTTTCAAGAGGTAATTCGCCTGGGGGCGGGCGGGGGATAGCGGGACGTTGTCACTGGAAAAGGCTGCAGCCTTTAATCCGACTCACTCTCTACAGTACTTTCCTCCCATTCGTAGCCCGCTTAAGGACAATGTTTTCAGTTCCAGAGGAAACCGGAAGTTGCGATTACAGTATGTGATAACCTCTCGTAGCAAGGCACCTCCCCCTCGAGAGTGGACTTTCGGAATTGGCGGTGCCGGAAGTTACATTGTGGGAGAGGCGAATTTCCGGCGGGAGGTAGGCCCCGTTGCTGGCCTCCCGGGAGCGTCGGGTGGCTCGTCCCTCCTTTCGCCGTCATGCTGCCGCTCTGAGCCATGGGCGCCAGCGGCTCCAAAGCTCGAGGCCTCTGGCTCTTTGGCTCGGGTGGGCCAGCGGGCTCCGAGAGGCCGAGCGGCGATCAGGCGCTGGCCCGAGCGCGGGGACTCTGCTCGGCCACCCCCTTCGTCTTCACCCGCCGCAGGTAAGAGGGAAGCTGGGTTGACCTCGGCAGTAACGGGAGGACGGAGCGGGCTGTGCGGTCGGCGGGCTTGGCtgggctcggctcggctcggctcacCCTGAACTTTGGACCCAACGCAAGCAGGGCGGCGGGTGCTTCCCGCCAAATGCCTTTCCTCGTCCGGCCCCTCGCGGTGGGAAGAAGAGATTGAAGCTGCCCGATCTCCAGCCTTCTCCCTCCGTCAGCCGCCGGCTTTGGGGTGACCCCAAAGACACCATGGAAGCCTTCGGTTTTGGACAGAGCTACTTCTGAGATACTACTTTGGGAAATCTTGCACGGCGTGAGCCACCCATTCGCGGACCACTCCGTCGCCGATGATGATGAtagtgtgccatcaagtcattttcgactcctagccaCCACATAGacggattttctccatgacaatctgtccctaacctggtctttcagatcttccaatggctcactcatcgccactgtaactgagtccatccaccttgctgctggtcttcctcttcttctctgtccttccatctttcccagcattagaccctttCTAGATTTTTGCTTACTCGAGAATTAAATGGTAGCATAGCCAGAGGTGTTGGTGGCAGCTGTGCTCTGCCTCTCTCATTGTTAGAAATGCCTCaggagaaataaataattcactTTGCTGTGATATTGAAGGCAGAACTGTTCTGGGGCCAGGAAACACACAACTGAAGAATTTGCCttgctgtcttggtgcttattttCTGTAAAGTATATAATGCACTACATATGGATAGTAAAAAAACACCCCCATGAAGGTTCAGTGGAGCAGAAAGGGGTGCGTAGGGGCACTTAAATTTTGAATATTGTTGCAAGATAATGATAGTTTGCTGTGTATCTCCTTGAGAACTTTGATAATCTATTGTCAGTTGTGCTCTATTGGATGAGAGTGAGAAGTCTCAATTTATAGTTTTCTCCCAGATTGCTTGTGATACAGCTTTTTATTCTGACATTGATTCAGCATCTGAAGTATTTTGCAACCCATTCTGTAAAATCCTTGAAGAACACATTCATTCATAATTCAGCAGCTTTTGTAGTCCAGGGTTAGCTAGGTTGTCAAGAGCAACATCAGTTGTAACTGTTAGCAAACACAGAAATTATCAGGATAGGAGGATTTCTTCcaagaaagattcagagaaattgggaTCAAGTGCACAAAAGGGTAATGAAGATGATCAGAGGACAACGCATTAGATCTTATGAACAGAGAGAGAAGATCCAGAAATATTTAGCATTGAAAGACCTGTGCTTCATCATCCCAAAGAGCAGAATAAGCGATTTAAATGACAGAAAAGCAAGTTCATGAGCTGAATTTTACAAATAACTTCCTGGTGCTAAATTGGCTTTAACAGTGAATTTTACCCAGAGATTTGGTAACTTCCTTTCCTTGATTGTGTTTACTGGACAGCCATCTACCAGGGATGCTTAATTTGGATTTGTGCATTGAGTTGACTGTTGGATTTGCTGGTCCTTTCCAATTCTATAATCCTACAATGCTTGTTTATGTGTTGGAAAATGTCAGAGCACCCTGTTGATTAAATTAGTTAAACTCATCAAAATGCACAACTCCTTGAGTAATGACTGGCAGTGTTGTTGCTGAGTGGCTGACTAAGAGTTGCTAGATGAAATGTCATTGCTGGTAGACTAACTGTAGCATTTTACTTCTCATTTGTATATGCTTGTCTGTTCCCGACTTatccttccatttcttcctccaattctcTTTTATTCTGTTTCCAGTAATTATTAAGGCAAAGTACAAGTGGATTTTCATATATAGTTGCAAGtatgggaaaaaaaccagaaatgcAAAAATCTTCAGTTATCTGAACATTGTTTCACTGCAGAACTCAAGGTTGTTAGTGAAGGATGTCTGTAATTAGATTTGG
This window contains:
- the RASSF1 gene encoding ras association domain-containing protein 1 isoform X1, coding for MNRSTDQEMIELKNLGLEEQLDLTRGPRGTTARPVRLERANALRISPGKVPEILTRVRQIRLLGGQTDPKLTEELGEGHLFRSCTQSQPTWCDLCGEFIWGVYKKRLRCVYCKFICHYRCRALIRLDCRGPRYKNEQNEGNEQTVEKDTNVDEQVDWEKPILSQAEIEQKIKEYNSQINSNLFMSLNKDGSYTGFIKVQLKLIRPVSVPANKKAPSIQDTRKSSVRSQAVKRRTSFYLPKDTIKHLHIISRTRASEVIEALLKKFMVVDNPRKFALFERTEKDDQVYIRKLSDEEQPLRLRLLAGPSEKTLSFVLKENETGEVNWDAFSMPELQNFLRILQREEEEHTRQILQKYAHCRQKMQEALAARTPG
- the RASSF1 gene encoding ras association domain-containing protein 1 isoform X2 encodes the protein MRESDAAATPSFEMTWSSTTSSGYCSQEDSDSELEQYFTARTSFIRKPHKEKDEQVDWEKPILSQAEIEQKIKEYNSQINSNLFMSLNKDGSYTGFIKVQLKLIRPVSVPANKKAPSIQDTRKSSVRSQAVKRRTSFYLPKDTIKHLHIISRTRASEVIEALLKKFMVVDNPRKFALFERTEKDDQVYIRKLSDEEQPLRLRLLAGPSEKTLSFVLKENETGEVNWDAFSMPELQNFLRILQREEEEHTRQILQKYAHCRQKMQEALAARTPG
- the RASSF1 gene encoding ras association domain-containing protein 1 isoform X3 — protein: MSLNKDGSYTGFIKVQLKLIRPVSVPANKKAPSIQDTRKSSVRSQAVKRRTSFYLPKDTIKHLHIISRTRASEVIEALLKKFMVVDNPRKFALFERTEKDDQVYIRKLSDEEQPLRLRLLAGPSEKTLSFVLKENETGEVNWDAFSMPELQNFLRILQREEEEHTRQILQKYAHCRQKMQEALAARTPG